The Primulina tabacum isolate GXHZ01 chromosome 1, ASM2559414v2, whole genome shotgun sequence genome contains the following window.
TTTTCGGTTTGGAAGAACCTTTCTGTGTTTAACCTGTCCAACAATGCTTTCAATGGGAGTATTCCAttctcccttttgaatttgactCAATTGGTAGTTCTGAATCTTTCCAATAACTCGCTTTCTGGCGATATTCCTGATTTGAATATCCCGACCCTGCAAGTGTTGGATCTGTCCTATAATAATCTTACAGGAGCTGTACCTCAATCCCTCAAGAGATTTCCAAGTTCTGCCTTTCTTGGTAATTTAATTTCACCAGAGAATCCGATGCCTCCGGCTCTTCCACCGACAATTCCCCCAAAGAAACATAAGTCAAAACTTAGTCAATCGACCATCCTGGGAATCATTTTAGGCAGTTGTGCACTAGCATTTGTGTTAATTGCCTTGCTACTAATTGTTTCACACAGAAAGAAGCGAAAAAACAAATCGACCACCGAGGCTTCCCATAAGAAAGAGAAAACTGTTTCCGAGCGTCAAGGGAATGGTGGCCGGCTAACATTTTTTGAGGGGTGCAATCTTGCATTTGACCTTGAAGATTTGTTGAGGGCTTCGGCCGAGGTTCTTGGGAAGGGAACATTTGGTACTACGTATAAAGCAGCACTAGAGGATGCAACAACAGTAGCAGTAAAGAGATTAAAGGAGGTTATTGTTGGAAAAAAGGACTTTGAGCAACATATGAAGATTGTTGGAAATATGAGGCATGAAAATGTGGCTCCATTAAGGGCTTACTACTATTCCAAGGATGAAAAGCTTGTGGTATATGATTACTACAATCAGGGAAGCGTGTCGGCATTGCTACATGGTATGCTGTTTTTAACTTATTGTGTTTGTCATTAAGGTGGCATTATTGGTTCCTTGATTCACTTCCAAAAGGacggatttttttttatatagaagCTAGATTCTAGTGCCAGCTTGagataaaattgatttttttaacaCATTTTTGATTTCATGTGCTAGAAATAATAGCTGTAATGAGATCATCCTAGATTTGAGATGTATGAAATGAATAGGAGAAATATAGTGAAGATAATGCAATACAAATACACTGAAGGAAAAAAACTCACTTCCATATAGGATTTACGCGTGATAAAAGATAGGCAAATTAATGACACTCTTGTTGATATTTCTCATCTCCTCTACGCAGAGGTGACATAGATTGGAATAATATTGCTCGAAAATCTTTCTAATTATAAAATCTCATCACAGTTATATTAATGTTGGCCAATAAAACTGACAAATGTATGAGTTTGCAGCAAAACGAGGTGAGAACCGGATCCCTTTAGATTGGGAAACTCGACTCAAGATAGCAATCGGTGCAGCAAGAGGCATAGCTCACATCCACTCGCAAACTGGTGGGAAGCTCACAcacggaaacataaaggcctcTAATATTTTC
Protein-coding sequences here:
- the LOC142540055 gene encoding putative inactive receptor kinase At4g23740; translated protein: MGIKIILFAILVYGTLYLLARAEPVEDKRALLDFIDNINHVRKVNWDERTSVCSNWTGITCNHDNSRVIAVRLPASGFKGSIPLNTLGRLSGLQILSLKSNGISGTFPSDVLKLGNLTSLYLQFNNLRGPLPLDFSVWKNLSVFNLSNNAFNGSIPFSLLNLTQLVVLNLSNNSLSGDIPDLNIPTLQVLDLSYNNLTGAVPQSLKRFPSSAFLGNLISPENPMPPALPPTIPPKKHKSKLSQSTILGIILGSCALAFVLIALLLIVSHRKKRKNKSTTEASHKKEKTVSERQGNGGRLTFFEGCNLAFDLEDLLRASAEVLGKGTFGTTYKAALEDATTVAVKRLKEVIVGKKDFEQHMKIVGNMRHENVAPLRAYYYSKDEKLVVYDYYNQGSVSALLHAKRGENRIPLDWETRLKIAIGAARGIAHIHSQTGGKLTHGNIKASNIFINSQQYGCVCDLGLATLMNPITPPAIRATGYRAPELTDTRKVTHASDVYSFGVFILELLTGKSPVYSSGGEEIIHLVRWVHSVVREEWTGEVFDVELLRYPNIEEEMVSMLQIGMSCVERMPEQRPNIEDVVKMVEEIRGANTGNSPSGGNRSPASTPHLAEIGPSNQFQH